aatTTACCATATTTCCTGTAATCTTCTTGGAATCTAATGCCACTGACATGgaatattccccccccccccaaaaaaaaaattgtgaaatatcAATAACTAACCCCATGGCTTGAAAAATAAGAAGTTCTTGGAGTCCTGTTTGTCTTTTGTCTCTATGTACCACTAGCAACAAACTTGGTATTTATAGAGCATAATGTACTTGTTAAGCACTTTCACACAAACAACTGACGTGGAAAAATTCTGCTCGACTTTTGAATAAAGCAATGTAAATAGTGTGCTTCATACAATGTATCCTTTTGGTCACAGGATGtgtgttattttaagtgtttttaaatgtagtaataTGCTATTTTACATTACCTCTTTACACTGTAAAATTTgcaaaatcaaacatgaaatttcaatttgaaaatacaGAGTGGTGAAAGATGGACCCACATCTGGCCATCTTTGCATGTGTGCAACACCAAGAACATCTGAATGGTGCACctagaaaaataaaccattttatttatggCTGAGGTTATTTATGGTTGCACTGTAACCTCAGGTCTTGGCCTGACCCTATCTCTAGAACAACAAATGCACTGTTTGAGCTTGTTACTGGGGTAATTTAGTAAAGATTGGTTCGATACATAGGTTAGGCACAGACAGGATTTATATATGATCAATATAAGCATGGAGTATTAAATCTACAGCTGAACCGGCTGGTCATTGTCTTATCTTCGAGAAAACAGGGTGCCAATTAAATACAACCTTTAATGCAAAAGCtagttgggtgactttatgcttTAGAAGTTAAGGTACCTTCAGTTCATGAGTAGGATGTTACAAATGTTTGTTGTACTTTGTAGGTTACTTAACACAATACTTTAAAGCAGGTGATATCCATGGGTCCATGACAATTCATCCTCATGACAATGCGTCCCCATGACAATATGTCCCCCCCGACAATCCGTCCCAAGGTCAGTTCGTCCCCGTGACAATTCATCCCTATTACTAGATGTACATGTTTTAAGAGtcataatatacaaaaaaatgtgtgtgtacttTTAAGATGTTAACTGTGTAACCACATAGAAATTGTTTATTCACTTCAACAAGCTAGTACTGTTGATGAGACTGTTTTTAGTGGTTCATCTGGGgcagtggggtgggggggctttAGACTTCAGTTATTGACAATCTGCGAGAACAACTcctcacatgtttttatttatttatttatttttaatagttttgtgaAGTTAACCAGAgtggatttatttattagatCATCAAAATAAGAATGGCACAGACTGTTTCTGACTAGACTGAAAACTGCACCATTCACTTTGAAACGTTCTGAATGAAGTGCCAGTTTTTAAAGTGCTCTGGTTTTCTTAATGTGTATAGtaacaaaccaataaaaaacatatttagaaacaCTCTTTTAAGACGTGCATTTACACAACTATTTCaatgttttgttcactaaatatcAGTAGATTAAATCACAAGTAGCTATCAGcatttctaaaaagtattgattGGAAATTATATAACTTAAACTTTAGTAAATACTGCATTTTTGGTATTTACATGTACTACTGTGGCTTTTGCATCTCACTCTGGTTAACAAGAAAACTAAGAAAAACATGGCATGAGTTGCTCTCACAGTTTATTAATGGAAGTGTAGCATTCATAAAACCCCCCCGCCCCTCACATTGCTCTCACTAAAAACTCATCAACAACACTAGCTTGTTGAAGTGAATGATCTACAATTTCTATGTGGTTACAGTTAcacagttaacattttaaaagtacacacacacattttttgtatattatGACTCTTAAAATATGTACATCTAATAATAGGGACAAATTCTCATGGGGACAAATTGTTGTGGGGACAAACGGACGCGGGGACAAATTGTTGTCGGGTGAATTGTCGTGTACCCGATATCTATTTAGGCATTAGAATACATTTTCTGTGTGTAGGTCTCATTAAGAGGATCTTTATTTATGCTCAGGTTTTCCagtctttgttttaattttgactcAAGAGAATCCAATGATCTCCTAGAACCCTGTTTGGAGTCCTACTtctaacacaggaagtgaatctgtGGTGTTGTAGCAGAAATCCGTCTCAAAATGAACCAGACAAAATcaggaaaacaaaaagattaacaGCTAGACcataatggattttttttctaaagcccTTGTACACTGTAAGAGATTTTAACCTATTTTAATGGACTAGATTGGGACGGTATTTAGATTTGCCGCTGTTTCAATTAAATCGACTAGACCACAGTGTGCATTTAGTTGCatttgcattttacagtacctGCCATGCTCTCCAAGCTTTCAGGTTTACCATGTGTAGGAAAGGGTCTGCCAAACACCCATTGTGTTAGAACGGGAACTCTGGCTTCATCCAGTGATTACGCTAGAAGATTTTTTGCTGGCAGCCTAGTTTTGCCTCGTCTGCATCTAAGTTTGTATTTTATACCATCTGGGCCCCTCTGTTAACCCTTTCATAGTAATACACACAAATTCATACCTATAATAGAATTTCACACAATATCTAAAAAATTTCCATAGATTTATAATGAATTCACGTGCAGCACAATAAGAGCAACAGCCATAACACTGTAATTCATACAAATCTGTgtccattattttaaattgttacagATAAAGCATTATTATCAATATTGTACACTTGAGACATGATTTTCAATGCTTGGTAAGTTATATTGAGCCAATCCTCAATAATAAATCTTTGAAACCAAAAAAGGAAATCACATTTTTGAACAGTTAAGttgaaatgcaaaacagaaaacagatttATACTTTTGAAATTGATAAAAGGTTATAATGTggtgctgcatttattttattttacataaacctGTGTGTGTTAATTTCATGTACAATACAGCAGAACAGTAGGCACAGTCATGAATAAACAACCAATCAGACTTATTTACAATTGTTGGTATTGGTATATTTCTTTTTAGTTTCTTGATTTGGTTTCTACATTTGGTTAAATTAtaggaaaaaaacaagcaaaaatgaCCTCAATCCATAACAAGAAATGTTACCTTTAACAGGCTCTGAtccttgtcaacaacaaaatcaCGATCATACATCCCAAAGCCTTCACCCCCATGGGGAAACTGCAGAGACTCTACCTGTCTAAGAACTTACTGAAGGAGATGCCAGTCAACATGCCCAAGAACCTGCAGGAGCTGCGCATTCATGAGAATGAAATTGCCAAAATCAAGAAATCCTCATTCGAAGGGATGACTCAAGTCATTGTGATgggtaaacacatttttttcttcctATATCATTTTTATTACTTAGTGGGTCTCTTTGAAAAATGTTCGCCGTAAATATTTACTGACATTCGGCACCAAATGATCGGCAAGATTTCAGGACTTTCTTCATGGGTCATAAGATAGATGATTAAGTGTCATTGTGTTAAATGCTAAAAATGGGACCCTCGCAGAGGTGAGACCGAATCAATCCGCCTGGCTGGGAAGGAACCATTACTTCCTTTAAGAGGAATCTAGAGTTGGAGTAAAACAAAAGAGAATTAGGATAGATTTGGCCAGTGTTTTCTCTGGGTTGTGAAGAATCTTCCGCGGCTGGGCCTCTAAGACCGGGAAGTGAGATTCACTTGCCTCCAGAGGAAGACCGTTGCAGAGGTGGCGCAGTGtatggaggaggaagggaggataGAGGGAAACAAGACAGAGAATAAGGGAGTAACACAGGGTTTGAATAGGGAGACTAATCGATATTTATGGGGGACATAAGGGCGGAGCCCTAGCTACTGCCCCCTGAACCACATGAAAAGTTACAATAATATACATTAAAACTGTACACATAAGTTTGTAATTGTATATCTGGTTTCTTGTGGCATTGGTAAATCAATCGAGTTAGCTCACTCATGATTTATATCACCAGAAACCCTTGATAGAATGatagccttattatgcacagttgggtgcaggttatttattattattatttaaaaagattcAACATTACGTCACATATAAGACTTGTTATATTTCCCTTTTAATTTAAAGAGGAGGGTTTGATTGTGAGcatagttaaaatgtgttttgtttttgttgtccaCAGAGCTGGGAACAAACCCACTTAAGAGTGAAGGAATTGAAAATGGAGCCTTCCAAGATCTGAAGAAGCTGTCCTACATCCGGATTTCAGACACCAACATCACATCCATTCCTAAAGGTGTATACTCAATTGTAAATTGAACCAAgctctaaaataaaacattttttttttatattacataattCAATCTGGCAAGCATGTATGTTCTTACCACAAACTTGTCTATTATGTTATCTGTCTAGCTCCACgttcattttacagaaaaattTGAAGAGTGTGTCCAGAGCccaataatatacatatattaataaagTTGATATTCTTTGTGGAAAACAATCCTTTTTACAAATTCAGCTCCATGCTGAAGAATAAACTTTTCAGCAACCCTGTTCCATACTGGGAGGTCCAGCCTATCAATCTTCCACCTTGTCTTTAATCGTTCTGCCATTCAGCTTGgaaactacagaaaaaaataagccCTAAATGCAATTTCCATCTCATCCCAAACCCTAAAACCCACACCCAAAGAAAGAATTACTATTTGTATCATAGGCAATTTCAATTTTACAAATTGCTGGAATCTGacatattttaatacaaattgattagtttttaaaataaaaaaagtcagttCGCAAAAGGGTCTAATCATTCATAAAATGCATGCCACATTTAAACAGTGGCAAAGAGTACCCTTAACAAAAAGTTGCACTCTTATACTAGTGTGTTATCACGTGTATAGTGCAAGGTCTGATTAATTCTATTTTCAGAAAATATAGTTGAAATTCTGTGTGGaagtaaccttttttttaaaaatcagctcCATGCTGAAGAATAACCTCTGTTATCACCTCTCATAGGTCTCCCCAGCTCATTGTCCGAGCTCCATCTTGATGGCAACAAAATTACCAAAGTAGAAGCTGCCAGTCTCAAGGGTCTCAACAATCTCAACAAGTAATAATGTGTATTATACTTCTGTTATTAAGTGTACCCATGTCAAAAATTCAACCAATGACCAGCCCTGGTTTTAAGTTGGTAAAAGCAGGTTGTGCTGAGTTGGGAGGCAGGTTCAGACTGGATGAAGGAACTGACAAATGTTGTTGTCTTTGATGCCAACTTTGAAATGTACAGTTATTAGGGGTGTGGGGTATATGTGACCAGTACTTGAACTCGATAACATTTGAATTCAGAACTGAAGAAGAATATTGGTGAGAATGACTAAAGCTTAATCTCTAAGAGTACACTTAGCCCAAATTACTcaattatatttattgtaaacCATAAGTGGGTCTTTACAAACAGAGGCCTCTTCTATATTTTGATCTGTTTAACTGTTAACTTTTGACAATCATATGTTGTACTACACAAATTGGTAGTTCcatatttttggatgaagttACAAATAACAAAGTTTCAATTTCTCAGTGTAACTGTAGTTTGGAAGTCCACCGTGCTTTATTTGTAAGTTTACTGTGACTATATCCTATTCACCAGGCTTGGTCTGAGCTTCAACCAAATCAGCTCAGTGGAAAATGCAACCCTTGTTCATGTGCCTCACTTGAGAGAGCTGCACCTGGATAACAATGCTCTCGTCAACGTGCCACCTGGCCTGCCCGAGCACAAGTACATCCAGGCAAGAAtcctactactattattattattattattattattattattattattattattattattactattattattattattattcaacatcATAATGAATGAATTCTGGCCTACAGCTGTACCCACTTGGTTTCTCATCTTGTAAAATCTAAGAAGCTAAGCTTCACTGGGCCTGGTCAGTACCTGCAAGCTCTGCAAGAAGAGGTGTTGGTGACTTAGTTGGAGGCATTGGGCAATGCCCCACCACATACTTGTGATAACAACTCTTGAGACTAAGTTTCTTTAATCAACCTCTTCGATAGTAGGCCTGGAGGagccaccaccagagggagcggcACCAGCCCCTgttgtttcattttcaaaatgtaaaattcagTCTCTCTCTTTTCTTCTTCCATTCCCACAGGTCATCTACCTCCACAACAACAAAATTGCTGCAGTTGGGACGGAAGACTTCTGTCCTCCAAGCTACAACACAAAGAAGGCCATGTACTCTGGTATCAGCCTTTTCAGCAACCCTGTTCCATACTGGGAGGTCCAGCCTATCACCTTCCGTTGTGTCTTCGATCGCTCTGCCATTCAGCTTGGAAACTACAGgaaaaaataaaccctaaatgCAATTTTCATCTCATCCCAAACCACAAACTCCAAACCCCAAGAAAGAATTACCATTTGCATTGTACACAATTTCAATTTTACAAATTGCTGGAATCTGGCATATTTCAATACAAATTGAttggtttttaaaataagaaaaataagtcaGTTTGCAAAAGGTTCTAGCCATTCATAAAATGCATGCCACatttaatcagtggcaaaaagtaCCCTTAACAAAAAGCTGCACACTTATACTAGTGTGTTATTACATGTGTAGTGCAAGTATACAAGAAGTGTACCATTGAGATTCTAACATGTAATGtacta
This window of the Polyodon spathula isolate WHYD16114869_AA chromosome 7, ASM1765450v1, whole genome shotgun sequence genome carries:
- the LOC121318484 gene encoding decorin-like — translated: MKSTILLLLLATVAWAKPFRQTGFLDFMLEDEGSGKPEIDGPKPPIEQPDVPQGPVCPFGCQCHLRVIQCSDLGLKNVPADIPSDASLLDLQNNKITEIREFDFKNLHILHALILVNNKITIIHPKAFTPMGKLQRLYLSKNLLKEMPVNMPKNLQELRIHENEIAKIKKSSFEGMTQVIVMELGTNPLKSEGIENGAFQDLKKLSYIRISDTNITSIPKGLPSSLSELHLDGNKITKVEAASLKGLNNLNKLGLSFNQISSVENATLVHVPHLRELHLDNNALVNVPPGLPEHKYIQVIYLHNNKIAAVGTEDFCPPSYNTKKAMYSGISLFSNPVPYWEVQPITFRCVFDRSAIQLGNYRKK